The proteins below come from a single Natranaerofaba carboxydovora genomic window:
- a CDS encoding DUF362 domain-containing protein: protein MKVSITKCKSYEERLVDEALDELMNYIGGFESYIQPGMKVLLKVNLLSAKPPEKAVTTHPVIVKVLCQKIKELGATPWVGDSSGGILPNQNPTTKALQVSEIEQAVLSARGEVLNFDKCGAVKVDNPGNKTFPEVYIAKPIFDADLVISVPKFKTHGLTLFTGSVKNMFGCVPGSLKRDYHRKAPRLNDFARILADIYNLTLPSLTIMDGILGMEGDGPSGGNPKDIGLLLASSDGASLDEVAAKIAGLSSGTLPTGKACASMGYGVIDLSEIELPGKIEDWRLKDFQPPQNPMVIANFLPGFLVSGMLNQLKTLPDVSYDECVGCNICRDSCPVEAIDISRSKANINWNSCIECLCCHELCPEKAIRLTPKGVLSKLAFGLANFRRKN from the coding sequence ATGAAAGTTTCTATAACTAAATGTAAAAGTTACGAAGAAAGATTAGTTGATGAGGCCCTTGATGAACTTATGAACTACATAGGTGGTTTTGAAAGTTACATACAACCAGGGATGAAGGTACTTTTGAAAGTAAATCTATTATCTGCCAAACCACCTGAAAAAGCGGTCACAACACATCCTGTTATTGTAAAAGTTTTGTGCCAAAAAATAAAAGAGCTAGGTGCCACGCCGTGGGTGGGAGATTCTTCAGGGGGGATACTGCCCAATCAGAATCCAACAACTAAAGCTTTGCAGGTAAGTGAAATAGAACAGGCAGTTTTATCTGCGAGGGGAGAAGTGTTAAACTTTGACAAATGCGGAGCAGTAAAAGTAGATAATCCGGGTAACAAAACCTTCCCCGAAGTTTATATTGCAAAACCAATTTTTGATGCCGACTTAGTTATTTCTGTGCCAAAGTTCAAAACCCACGGATTGACTCTTTTTACTGGAAGCGTTAAGAATATGTTTGGTTGTGTGCCGGGCAGTTTGAAAAGAGATTATCACAGAAAAGCGCCCCGTTTGAATGATTTTGCCAGGATATTAGCTGATATATATAATTTGACTTTACCGTCACTTACTATAATGGATGGTATTCTTGGTATGGAGGGGGATGGGCCTTCAGGTGGTAACCCCAAAGATATAGGATTACTTCTTGCAAGTAGTGATGGTGCATCTCTTGATGAAGTAGCAGCCAAAATAGCCGGTTTGTCTTCAGGTACTCTTCCCACTGGCAAAGCTTGTGCTTCTATGGGATATGGAGTTATAGATTTAAGTGAAATCGAACTCCCCGGAAAAATAGAAGACTGGAGGTTAAAAGACTTCCAACCACCCCAAAATCCGATGGTCATAGCTAATTTTTTGCCAGGATTTTTGGTAAGTGGTATGTTAAATCAGCTTAAAACTCTTCCTGATGTTTCATATGATGAGTGTGTTGGCTGTAATATATGTAGAGATAGCTGCCCTGTTGAAGCCATCGATATATCACGGTCAAAAGCTAATATCAACTGGAATAGTTGCATTGAGTGCTTGTGCTGTCATGAGCTATGTCCTGAGAAGGCTATCCGTTTAACTCCTAAAGGAGTTCTTAGCAAATTAGCCTTTGGTTTAGCTAACTTTAGAAGGAAAAATTAA
- a CDS encoding alpha/beta hydrolase yields MPSIKNRIKLNPFSVGLGLIIFLIAAVLIISVYVGFSLLTPERQAVDEAPSSEFSYEEVQFSSLDGEENLSGWFLEGEMSNGIIIFAHGYGQNRLVDEVGLSLAEDYLSEGYKVLMFDFRNSGESSGDRTTIGQYEKYDLLGAVEFVSSEYVEDNEPIILHGFSMGAATAIIAGAEDSRVDGVIADSPFDDLFGYLEDNLSYWTGLPEFPFNYTILTLTPIVTDLDPDKVSPVKAVEDYDIPLLLIHGDEDETIPYEVSKYIKYASSDDKTELVIIPGADHVVGYLEDREKYMGSVFDFIDYFK; encoded by the coding sequence ATGCCTAGTATTAAAAATAGAATAAAGTTAAATCCCTTCTCAGTAGGGCTTGGATTGATAATATTTTTGATAGCTGCGGTATTAATAATTAGTGTTTATGTTGGCTTTTCTTTATTAACACCTGAACGTCAAGCTGTCGACGAAGCTCCTTCTTCGGAGTTTAGTTACGAGGAGGTGCAGTTTAGCAGCTTAGATGGAGAAGAAAATTTGAGTGGTTGGTTTCTTGAAGGTGAAATGAGCAATGGAATAATTATATTTGCTCATGGATATGGGCAAAATCGTTTGGTAGACGAAGTAGGTTTGTCTCTGGCAGAGGATTATTTGAGTGAAGGATACAAGGTGTTGATGTTTGATTTTAGGAATTCCGGTGAATCAAGCGGGGATAGAACTACTATTGGACAGTATGAAAAATATGACCTGCTTGGGGCAGTGGAATTTGTATCTTCGGAATATGTGGAGGATAATGAACCTATTATACTTCATGGGTTCTCGATGGGAGCGGCTACAGCTATTATTGCTGGAGCTGAAGATTCAAGGGTAGATGGGGTGATAGCTGATAGTCCTTTTGACGATCTGTTTGGTTATTTGGAAGATAATTTGTCCTATTGGACGGGACTACCGGAGTTTCCTTTTAATTATACGATTTTGACCTTAACTCCAATAGTTACTGACTTGGATCCTGATAAAGTTAGTCCTGTTAAAGCTGTCGAGGATTATGATATACCATTACTATTAATTCACGGGGATGAAGACGAAACCATTCCATATGAGGTGTCCAAATATATCAAATATGCGTCTTCAGATGATAAGACAGAACTAGTTATTATACCTGGAGCGGATCACGTAGTTGGATATTTAGAAGATAGAGAGAAATATATGGGAAGTGTTTTTGATTTTATAGATTATTTTAAATGA
- a CDS encoding glycerate kinase translates to MVIAPDNFKDSLSAIKVASNIELGIREVSPEVRIEKIPLSDGGDGLVESLVWSTNGKMIEKKVTGPLGTTVDAFYGILGDENTAVIEMAAASGLQLVSKEKRDASITTTYGTGELIIDALDNGCNKLILGVGGSATNDGGAGMAMALGAIFYDKKGKAIEIKGGKDLADLDSIDTAGVDDRMKKVEVLAACDVNNPLTGSNGATYIYGPQKGADKKTLDILEENLKNYVKVIKKSLEKEVDFPGAGAGGGFGAGIYAFLDGKLMSGIDLVLDAVEFEKKIDDADLIITGEGKLDDQSIFGKVPVGVSKRAKKYNIPVIALAGETNISGDQINKEGIDAYFSIINSPMTLDEALRQTPLLIEETISQIIRLYNICNT, encoded by the coding sequence GTGGTAATAGCTCCTGATAATTTTAAGGATAGTTTATCAGCTATAAAAGTTGCATCTAATATTGAGCTGGGAATAAGAGAAGTAAGTCCTGAGGTTAGAATAGAAAAAATTCCTCTATCAGACGGAGGGGATGGATTGGTTGAATCCCTAGTTTGGTCAACTAATGGAAAGATGATTGAGAAAAAAGTAACAGGACCTCTTGGAACCACAGTAGATGCGTTTTATGGTATTTTGGGTGATGAAAACACTGCTGTGATCGAAATGGCAGCAGCTTCTGGTTTGCAGTTGGTATCAAAAGAAAAACGTGATGCAAGTATAACCACTACTTATGGAACGGGCGAACTAATTATTGACGCCCTAGATAATGGGTGTAACAAACTTATCCTTGGCGTTGGAGGCAGTGCTACTAATGACGGCGGAGCAGGGATGGCGATGGCCTTGGGGGCTATTTTTTATGACAAAAAAGGGAAGGCAATTGAAATAAAGGGTGGGAAGGATTTAGCTGATCTAGATAGTATAGATACAGCTGGCGTTGATGATAGGATGAAGAAAGTGGAAGTTCTAGCGGCATGCGATGTAAACAATCCTCTGACAGGAAGTAACGGTGCTACTTATATTTATGGCCCCCAAAAAGGAGCTGACAAAAAAACTTTAGATATTTTGGAGGAAAACCTAAAAAACTATGTTAAGGTTATTAAAAAAAGCCTGGAAAAAGAAGTTGACTTCCCCGGTGCAGGTGCTGGCGGTGGTTTTGGTGCAGGGATATATGCTTTCCTAGACGGCAAGCTAATGTCTGGAATTGATCTGGTTTTGGATGCTGTAGAGTTTGAGAAAAAAATAGATGATGCTGACTTGATTATTACTGGCGAGGGTAAGTTAGATGATCAGTCGATTTTTGGGAAAGTGCCGGTAGGAGTCTCAAAAAGAGCAAAAAAATACAATATACCAGTAATAGCCCTTGCAGGTGAAACGAATATAAGTGGGGACCAAATCAACAAAGAAGGTATAGATGCTTATTTTTCTATTATAAATTCACCTATGACGCTAGATGAAGCTTTGAGGCAGACACCACTGCTTATAGAGGAAACCATTTCCCAGATAATTAGGCTTTATAATATTTGTAATACTTAA
- a CDS encoding methyl-accepting chemotaxis protein: MLKGRLSKKVLGALAIFVIVIIGVFVFYGFEQVTNIAIQNEQENLRSHTDLTLDALTNASERTDELAELLDSRTEASRRLDEDAMNIVRDRRIGETGFLYGVNTDGEIHMHTEEEMIMEFIDDELLEAILEQEEGEAYFTIDGEEYYSAFVPWDTIYVGAAISVDEMMGEVNSVRNNAIIISSIIGLAALLIMAKFLISRILNPVSSLSKELEVLGEGGLNAKANYQSSDELGDMSNSFNTAVEKIKLALSTIKGKTDNLFDNISETDHSLRETVSSINDTSSAVDELAQGATDQSDVASKGREVLQNLSKKLDNSIDNSKTINSKIEEVNQSIENSFSKMEDLNSKFTDSEKSFGKVEDQINVLVNKSSDISQVVDQIHEITEQTNLLALNASIEAARAGEHGQGFAVVADEIRKLSMQTSEATEKIREIITGVQDEVNNADSEVKNTKEVMSVSSNFASEVTETLNQTRSNLKEMVSKIQNLIEDISQVGEDKDEVVSYIDKIATVTENSSASTEEISASVEEQTATLNELLERMENLNKEAEEIVTHVNQFKFENEQ; the protein is encoded by the coding sequence GTGTTAAAAGGAAGACTGTCCAAAAAAGTGCTAGGCGCGCTAGCGATTTTTGTAATAGTAATAATTGGTGTGTTTGTGTTTTATGGTTTTGAACAGGTAACTAATATTGCTATACAAAATGAACAGGAGAATCTAAGATCTCACACAGATTTGACTTTGGATGCTCTCACTAATGCATCTGAACGTACTGACGAGTTGGCAGAACTGTTAGACTCCAGGACTGAAGCTTCTAGACGCCTTGATGAGGATGCTATGAATATTGTAAGGGATAGAAGGATAGGGGAAACTGGCTTCTTGTATGGTGTTAATACCGATGGAGAGATACATATGCACACAGAAGAAGAGATGATTATGGAGTTTATTGATGACGAATTATTAGAGGCAATATTGGAGCAAGAAGAAGGTGAAGCTTACTTTACGATTGATGGAGAAGAATATTATTCGGCTTTTGTCCCCTGGGATACTATCTATGTTGGTGCTGCTATAAGTGTGGATGAGATGATGGGAGAGGTGAATTCTGTAAGAAATAATGCAATTATCATTTCATCAATTATTGGTCTGGCAGCACTTTTGATAATGGCGAAGTTTTTAATTAGTAGAATATTAAATCCGGTAAGCAGTTTATCTAAAGAACTTGAAGTTTTGGGTGAAGGTGGATTAAATGCTAAAGCAAACTATCAGTCAAGTGATGAATTGGGTGATATGTCAAATAGTTTCAATACTGCAGTAGAAAAAATAAAGCTGGCTTTATCTACTATCAAAGGCAAAACAGATAACCTGTTTGATAATATATCAGAAACAGACCACAGCTTGAGGGAAACGGTAAGTTCAATTAATGATACTTCTTCTGCAGTGGACGAATTAGCTCAAGGTGCTACTGATCAATCAGATGTTGCAAGTAAGGGCCGCGAAGTACTGCAAAACTTAAGCAAAAAACTTGATAATTCTATAGATAACTCTAAAACGATTAACAGTAAAATTGAAGAAGTAAATCAAAGTATAGAAAATTCGTTTTCAAAAATGGAAGATTTAAACTCTAAGTTTACTGATAGTGAAAAATCTTTTGGTAAGGTTGAAGATCAAATTAATGTTCTAGTAAATAAAAGCTCAGATATATCACAGGTAGTAGACCAGATACATGAGATAACTGAGCAGACTAACTTACTTGCTCTAAATGCTTCTATTGAAGCTGCAAGGGCAGGAGAACACGGCCAGGGTTTTGCTGTTGTGGCTGATGAAATAAGAAAGCTGTCTATGCAGACATCAGAGGCAACGGAAAAAATTAGAGAGATAATAACAGGGGTACAGGATGAAGTGAATAACGCTGACAGTGAAGTTAAAAATACAAAAGAGGTTATGTCTGTTTCTAGTAATTTTGCATCAGAAGTTACTGAGACGCTAAACCAAACCCGCAGTAACCTAAAAGAAATGGTAAGTAAAATACAAAACCTTATTGAAGATATCTCACAGGTTGGTGAGGATAAGGATGAAGTGGTTAGTTATATAGACAAAATTGCTACAGTAACAGAAAATTCTTCTGCATCAACTGAAGAGATATCTGCTTCGGTAGAAGAACAAACTGCTACCCTGAATGAGCTCCTTGAAAGGATGGAAAACTTAAATAAAGAAGCAGAAGAGATTGTTACTCACGTTAACCAGTTCAAATTTGAAAATGAGCAATAA
- a CDS encoding ABC transporter permease, whose translation MEAEVVELGFLQMLSAYIFVLILLFILKLKKIPREKEVIISTIRMTLQLVIMGYVLIFIFDNKHPLFTLFVILVMEVFAINNIFGRVQRKLSFDMKKIIALSMMVGTLISIFYFILVVINVTPWYDPRYFITIAGMLIGNSMTGITLGVERLTDGMKTEKDTIEGYLMLGARPNIAAKKIINSSFDQAIIPTINNMMGMGIIFLPGMMTGQILSGISPVTAISYQIAIMLGILGGVTLTVITFVQFGYKTYFNEKNQLIIND comes from the coding sequence TTGGAGGCTGAAGTAGTTGAACTAGGATTTTTGCAAATGTTATCAGCTTATATCTTTGTTTTAATTTTACTGTTTATTTTAAAGCTTAAAAAGATTCCTAGAGAAAAAGAAGTTATAATATCTACAATAAGAATGACCCTTCAACTTGTAATAATGGGGTATGTTTTAATATTTATATTTGATAATAAGCATCCTTTGTTCACATTATTTGTCATCCTGGTTATGGAGGTTTTTGCAATTAATAATATCTTTGGGCGGGTACAAAGAAAACTCTCCTTTGATATGAAAAAGATCATTGCATTATCTATGATGGTAGGGACATTAATAAGCATTTTTTATTTTATCCTGGTAGTAATAAATGTAACTCCCTGGTACGATCCTAGATACTTCATCACTATCGCCGGCATGTTAATTGGTAACTCTATGACTGGGATAACTTTAGGAGTAGAAAGGTTAACAGATGGTATGAAAACCGAAAAAGACACAATAGAAGGATATCTGATGCTTGGGGCAAGACCAAACATAGCAGCCAAAAAGATAATAAATAGCTCCTTTGACCAGGCAATAATCCCCACCATAAATAATATGATGGGGATGGGAATAATCTTCTTGCCGGGGATGATGACCGGTCAAATCTTGTCAGGTATCTCCCCTGTTACGGCAATATCTTATCAAATTGCTATTATGTTAGGTATCCTCGGAGGAGTAACCCTAACTGTTATTACATTTGTACAATTTGGCTACAAAACATATTTCAATGAAAAGAACCAACTTATAATAAACGATTGA
- a CDS encoding ABC transporter ATP-binding protein, whose product MFYLKNLKYKEILNIHELEIKNKKVTCILGESGSGKTTLLKLLNQIITHDHGEIFYNDKPINEIDTITLRREVVMLPQNPIITEGSIKDNLNLGLILSEQPLKEDNSLIELLKLFKLDKDLEDDATKLSGGEKQRIALARLMLMEPEVFLLDEPSSALDENLENYTMEKFIDYSTKRNKTVVMITHSRKIGEAFADYIINIENGKILSTA is encoded by the coding sequence GTGTTCTACTTAAAGAATTTAAAATATAAAGAGATATTAAATATCCATGAGCTTGAAATAAAAAACAAAAAAGTCACCTGCATATTAGGAGAAAGCGGTAGTGGCAAAACCACCCTTCTAAAACTATTAAACCAAATAATAACTCATGACCATGGTGAAATCTTTTATAATGATAAGCCCATTAATGAAATAGATACAATTACTTTAAGAAGGGAAGTAGTAATGCTCCCCCAAAATCCAATAATAACAGAGGGCTCTATCAAGGATAATCTAAACCTTGGCCTAATACTCTCTGAACAACCATTAAAAGAAGACAACTCGTTAATTGAACTTCTTAAACTTTTCAAACTTGACAAAGACCTAGAAGATGATGCAACAAAACTTTCCGGAGGAGAAAAACAGAGAATAGCTCTTGCACGATTAATGTTAATGGAACCAGAAGTCTTTCTTCTTGACGAGCCCTCCTCTGCCCTAGATGAAAATCTCGAAAATTATACAATGGAAAAATTTATTGATTACTCCACAAAAAGAAATAAAACTGTAGTTATGATAACCCATTCAAGAAAGATAGGAGAAGCTTTTGCAGATTATATTATTAATATAGAAAATGGCAAAATTTTAAGTACAGCTTAA
- a CDS encoding PadR family transcriptional regulator, translating to MKNNQVLRKLFLGFIQLHILYHAKNEPFFGAWMIEELKEHGYDISPGTLYPILHNMEKDGLLKRKDKIEYGKVRKYYTITQLGEDILEEGKEKAKELFREINH from the coding sequence ATGAAAAACAATCAGGTTTTAAGAAAACTATTTCTTGGCTTTATACAGCTTCATATACTTTATCATGCCAAAAATGAACCTTTCTTTGGAGCCTGGATGATTGAAGAACTTAAAGAACACGGCTACGATATCAGTCCAGGAACACTGTACCCAATTCTTCACAACATGGAAAAAGACGGGCTCTTAAAGCGAAAAGATAAAATTGAATATGGAAAAGTCAGAAAGTATTATACCATCACCCAGCTAGGCGAAGATATTCTAGAAGAAGGGAAAGAAAAAGCGAAAGAATTGTTTAGAGAGATTAATCATTGA
- a CDS encoding long-chain fatty acid--CoA ligase, with product MMMDYQLTLKTILSRAKNIYSKKEVISRDYSEDFKYTYGDMYERVKKLGNVLEELGVKKGDKIGTLAWNNHRHLEIYFAVPMTGAILHTLNLRLSAEQLAYVINHGEDKVIFVDKDVVPLLEAIQDHLKTVEKIVIMSDTKEVPENNLKGEVFSYEALLEKASSEIEFPDLDEKTPAAMCYTTATTGNPKGVVYTHRSIVLHCFSIICPEALDLHESDCLMPFVPMFHVNAWGLPYAATWVGANQVYPGSRPDPETVCRLMDDYKVTLGAGVPTIWMGTYPVWEQGKYEYSHIRGLVCGGSAAPRHLIKGYSQVLGIPIIHAYGMTETSPLVLASKPKSYMQDLDEEEKINIATKQGLLVPGLEMKAIDDEGNEIKWDGTEMGELLLKGPWIAGEYYKEPEKTEETIKDGWLHTGDIVTIDQEGYVKIVDRAKDLIKSGGEWISSVDLENIIMTHPNVKEAAVISVPHEKWIERPMAFVVLDDEGKDKITEKDILEHIEPKVSRIWVPDKVEFIDEIPKTSVGKFSKRVLREKYVEEE from the coding sequence ATGATGATGGATTATCAATTAACTTTAAAAACTATTTTGTCTAGGGCAAAAAACATTTACTCAAAAAAAGAGGTTATTTCTAGAGATTATTCAGAGGACTTTAAGTACACTTATGGTGACATGTATGAAAGGGTAAAAAAGCTCGGAAATGTCCTGGAAGAATTAGGAGTCAAAAAAGGTGACAAAATAGGAACTTTGGCCTGGAATAATCACAGACATTTGGAGATATACTTTGCCGTTCCTATGACTGGCGCGATCCTTCATACGCTAAATCTGCGTTTGTCAGCAGAACAGCTTGCTTATGTCATTAATCACGGTGAGGACAAGGTTATATTTGTGGACAAAGATGTAGTTCCATTACTTGAAGCTATTCAAGACCACCTAAAAACCGTTGAAAAAATAGTCATTATGTCTGATACCAAGGAAGTTCCAGAAAATAATTTAAAAGGTGAAGTTTTCTCATACGAAGCTCTCTTGGAAAAAGCATCTTCAGAAATAGAATTTCCAGACTTAGACGAAAAAACTCCGGCAGCTATGTGCTATACTACTGCGACAACGGGTAACCCCAAAGGTGTTGTTTATACTCATAGATCAATTGTGCTTCACTGCTTTTCTATTATATGTCCTGAGGCCCTTGATCTTCATGAATCTGATTGTTTAATGCCTTTTGTTCCAATGTTTCATGTTAACGCCTGGGGGCTTCCTTATGCTGCAACCTGGGTAGGAGCTAATCAGGTTTATCCAGGCTCTAGACCTGACCCGGAAACTGTCTGCAGGTTAATGGATGACTACAAGGTTACCCTAGGAGCAGGTGTACCTACTATTTGGATGGGAACATATCCTGTTTGGGAACAAGGAAAGTATGAATACTCGCATATCAGGGGACTTGTCTGCGGTGGCTCTGCTGCACCAAGACATTTGATTAAAGGATATAGTCAGGTGTTAGGAATACCAATTATTCATGCTTATGGTATGACAGAAACCTCACCTCTTGTTCTAGCTTCTAAACCAAAAAGTTATATGCAGGACTTAGACGAAGAAGAGAAAATAAATATTGCTACTAAACAGGGATTGTTAGTACCAGGTCTTGAAATGAAAGCTATAGACGATGAAGGCAATGAAATTAAATGGGACGGTACGGAAATGGGAGAACTATTATTAAAAGGTCCCTGGATTGCTGGAGAATACTATAAAGAACCAGAAAAGACTGAAGAAACCATAAAGGATGGCTGGCTTCATACCGGAGATATAGTTACAATCGATCAGGAAGGATATGTGAAGATTGTAGACAGAGCAAAAGATTTGATAAAAAGCGGGGGAGAGTGGATATCATCAGTTGATCTTGAGAACATAATAATGACTCATCCAAATGTTAAAGAAGCTGCTGTGATATCAGTTCCACATGAAAAATGGATTGAAAGGCCAATGGCTTTTGTGGTTTTAGATGATGAAGGTAAAGATAAAATCACAGAAAAAGATATACTAGAACATATCGAACCGAAGGTGTCTAGAATTTGGGTACCAGATAAAGTAGAGTTCATAGATGAAATTCCAAAAACAAGCGTAGGTAAATTTAGTAAAAGAGTATTGAGAGAAAAGTATGTGGAGGAAGAATAA
- a CDS encoding isocitrate/isopropylmalate family dehydrogenase, whose translation MNEEAIQRAKEHFENLLIKELKRVEKMKENSDFTDYKNLDKIKIGIVGGDGIGPYISDNTKRVLNSLLRDEIYSGQIEFVEINGLTIENRAKQNKAVPDDILSQLKMCHVILKGPTTTPREGDKWPNIGSANVTIRRELDLFANMRPVKVPEKNIDWVFFRENTEDSYILGDDGINVTEELALDFKSITQEGADRIIRSAFEFARINKRRKVTAVTKANIIKCTDGKFLNTAKKIAGEYPDIEFDDWYVDIMAAKLIDPARQAEFDVIVLPNLYGDILTDQAAELQGGVGTAGSANIGKNHAMFEAIHGSGLRMVENGRGEYADPSSLLRASAMMLSHIGHQEKAETLDMALDICGQYEKKLQLTGRHTGATGKEYADYIISTMGKQNLKNIWLSYQS comes from the coding sequence ATGAATGAAGAAGCTATACAAAGGGCAAAAGAACATTTTGAAAATCTACTCATAAAAGAATTAAAACGGGTTGAAAAAATGAAAGAAAATAGTGATTTCACCGATTATAAGAATTTGGATAAAATAAAAATAGGTATCGTAGGCGGAGACGGGATAGGACCTTATATAAGCGATAACACAAAGAGGGTACTAAATAGCCTGCTAAGAGATGAGATTTATTCAGGACAGATTGAGTTTGTTGAAATTAACGGACTGACAATTGAAAACAGGGCAAAACAAAATAAAGCAGTTCCTGATGATATCCTTTCGCAATTAAAGATGTGTCATGTGATTTTGAAAGGTCCAACCACAACTCCCCGCGAAGGCGACAAATGGCCCAACATAGGAAGTGCTAACGTTACTATTCGTCGGGAACTAGATCTCTTCGCTAATATGCGTCCTGTCAAAGTACCAGAAAAAAATATTGATTGGGTATTTTTCAGAGAAAACACAGAAGACTCATATATTCTTGGAGATGATGGAATTAATGTAACTGAGGAACTTGCATTAGATTTCAAATCAATTACCCAGGAAGGTGCAGATAGAATAATACGGTCAGCCTTTGAGTTTGCGAGAATTAATAAGAGGAGAAAAGTAACTGCAGTAACCAAAGCTAATATTATAAAATGCACAGATGGTAAGTTTTTGAATACAGCAAAAAAAATTGCCGGTGAATACCCGGATATCGAGTTCGACGATTGGTATGTTGATATAATGGCTGCCAAGCTTATAGATCCTGCCAGACAGGCAGAATTCGATGTAATTGTCCTCCCCAATCTGTACGGGGACATATTAACTGATCAAGCAGCAGAACTCCAGGGAGGTGTTGGCACTGCAGGAAGTGCCAACATTGGCAAAAATCATGCCATGTTTGAAGCCATCCATGGTTCAGGCCTTAGAATGGTAGAAAACGGAAGGGGCGAATATGCAGATCCAAGCAGTCTTCTAAGGGCTAGTGCAATGATGCTATCCCACATAGGACATCAAGAAAAAGCAGAGACTTTGGACATGGCACTAGATATCTGCGGTCAATACGAAAAAAAATTACAATTAACTGGCAGACATACCGGGGCAACCGGAAAAGAATATGCAGATTACATTATATCCACTATGGGAAAACAAAATTTAAAAAATATTTGGTTATCATATCAAAGCTAA